From the genome of Drosophila melanogaster chromosome 2L, one region includes:
- the CG9932 gene encoding uncharacterized protein, isoform E gives MDLPSMVQRSGDTLIVRSVVSGNQLYTEQGGHQPTSGNTGHMTSNSTSNTPVAQAGSSLLERHVERFRLQQLLQQQRQAAAVVAVVNSVQQQQQQQPQQVGMDAKEEGLPQCKIKRNYSCNHCAYFTQNPRYHLTHLRDVHGEKIVINKCKLCLYASRHFQKLVRHMKMVHGCTDGIPSGHGQARGKRGMSREARKRRLEESVGVMGGQSLTVTVPDVPTLEQVKRELLLQEEKLQRDIQAFNQRQREEQQREQQRELELVATSAYERQMQVLRDYERQSPAEPPTPSPTSGSATPPSNGEEPQNRLLKCSACEFTTLYRTQLRAHELAEHGKTKFFRCDKCSYVTHIKARFSKHVKYHSMPMIKCVTCDFRTPYKWNLDRHMKNHGGAGAFKCAACDFTADIKQSLTVHEMNHHVPPVGNAGSIWPRRQNKVGASEMCEDFLSDSAELEDQYNNNNVDDELDGVDDADEAMSGGEEQPLHLHHYGKRSKYDDEEEPTDLSQKGGCSSDTSSVGTPTPRAQRTMPNLIPISKGAKDVLNLSKETNASRSSLTEIASMFFNEKQISEMLDKSDVPQLSPATTVASQNSTRSQLTKKSSFMDKLKTGAQHENLVCQCGHVAKCLSESIIHGKSCHASAVIIDEDEAGLHEDDGDDRLEIDEDDEDHHSHSALNLSVTGSTRCQHCRHRCKSSTDLMHHLKQCVEAIRCANEMYDSNSGESGDRRPDSQSLQQQAAVQQQRVCIWNKATKEIIAAAAASLQQDKNNHNLVKSPTGSQAASNEENSYYGVETAPGYGEMTPEEEAANSSLKKVYKCPHCSFWASTASRFHVHIVGHLNKKPFECSLCSYRSNWRWDITKHIRLKTIRDPSHKTAKVLMNDETGRRNYTKYNKYITLMKVTEEDGDPKLMKSGEMTPNQVASLAFLKDYAKVGSVSGQDITLEPVLPNKPNVLDDAHLADNLIRIPLLATMMNAAMAQQQHQQQQQKEHQSTMITPSVTISPVKRSNQASVMQGKPSDDLITEVHQEGNEKRTVYRCRKCNFGHQNRDAVLAHVKIHYQDASYPKSNSGNSSTSPLQVSVGGSPQFYMNKVFAAMCLSQTQSQSSPNSGSAGTSPAISAGLLQRAIQEAQHSPTPNASALSGLALALAGGKPQANTTKASAASILEHGEQKASQNEASADSLTSPNTTTTNSTTSRTTKDTTARSLQDLLTSPRSARNGNHPSNANSNSVVGNGLRLDAVYVASSTNNTTTPPPPPTNSVSKPNASPLPVTTTPTPISTATPLAHPLGAGNHRSSSSHHNDQNHAPPSHMAGDGCHLASGLTHAHIINTNTKANPSSNSFPSSSSSSSSSSMASTSSAAGSASASASSTTSSPPPPAASSSASAYMAAMAPQKHVPTVAQMSHPQTRFHSHSPGSPSLLTMADGDRREPSPYRCGHCHQVSNWKHVIQRHCRLKHSGDIRIETLERGASVSANAPPIYRPLGAGASNESQSHIHNPSNPITSNILKSGSNTNANSNINSNSAQPLLLTTKQLEQIFHTPLSASAAAVVNAANTQQDIQAAAAYWAAACKAVVANSSAEELLQLQQNDQIEITRLPTTTEHSIGSSGNNTKSKQQKCPVCPYISESKSQMNYHVSLHKPTQYECRLCTFVCAKKQHLSSHMRTVHQQQMVASGAGAAAGAAGGVGGGGAASLGLDFSVALQLAAAAKQVQQLPASTPLSIDLSQIQMDAASDAELNPQQLPPEYQYKLISYCPRCPARFAQKHNDERNAKQELEQHLLAHSDQEPEDQDPSYVCAYCEYRTSEETMLQLHRAVHMSHYQEKCQELYRNCKEDVEYPAPKLLQLTGPETIWVVDNELSLQLLQQTTGGAVSTSTGGFDNQNSLLKKQLESGGGQMVPLPLKVSVNKNEAEVPEEDEERHSSSTPSTSASVATSDLAADGSSDAGSVDMPQSIPAPERCLHCPFETQQHEELMQHLQKHACVNPPPPNCQKCAHCDYNANEEAEMEEHTALHFNAGEKLKSVEFFTCYDQLEISVEREPEETADSKVEQTEHNNNQDNVMNANVQQQQQQQPSSSGPDEQPAVEGMEESSAKKSSTKLILYKNDGGLSVKLSQDEGANSESQKSENISDRLRRRILRGSANQSEDATSTSGQERPATPEKMILVNAQTGKVISRK, from the exons ATGGACCTGCCTTCAATGGTGCAGCGTTCAGGAGACACGCTCATCGTGCGCAGCGTGGTCAGCGGCAATCAGCTGTACACGGAGCAGGGTGGCCACCAGCCCACCAGCGGGAACACGGGACACATGACGAGCAACTCGACCAGCAATACGCCAGTGGCACAGGCGGGCTCATCCCTTTTGGAGCGACATGTGGAGCGTTTCCGGCTGCAGCAGTTGTTGCAACAACAGCGTCAAGCAGCAGCTGTAGTTGCCGTTGTGAACAgcgtgcagcagcagcagcaacagcaaccacagCAGGTCGGCATGGATGCCAAGGAGGAGGGTCTGCCGCAATGCAAGATCAAGCGGAACTATAGCTGCAACCACTGTGCGTACTTTACACAGAATCCGCGCTATCACTTGACCCATCTGCGCGATGTGCACGGCGAGAAGATAGTGATCAACAAGTGCAAGCTGTGCCTGTACGCATCGCGACATTTCCAGAAGCTGGTGCGGCACATGAAAATGGTGCACGGCTGCACGGACGGCATTCCCAGTGGTCATGGTCAGGCCAGGGGCAAGAGGGGCATGAGCCGGGAGGCACGCAAGCGCCGGCTGGAGGAGAGCGTGGGTGTAATGGGTGGCCAATCCCTGACAGTTACCGTTCCGGATGTGCCCACGCTGGAGCAAGTGAAGCGAGAGCTGCTCCTGCAGGAGGAGAAGCTGCAGCGGGACATTCAGGCCTTCAACCAGCGACAGCgcgaggagcagcagcgcGAACAGCAGCGGGAACTGGAACTGGTGGCCACCAGTGCGTATGAGCGACAAATGCAGGTCCTTCGCGACTACGAGCGTCAGTCGCCCGCCGAACCACCAACTCCTTCGCCTACCAGCGGATCGGCAACGCCCCCCTCCAACGGGGAGGAGCCCCAGAACCGGCTGCTCAAGTGTAGCGCCTGCGAGTTCACCACCCTCTATCGAACCCAACTGCGTGCCCACGAGCTGGCCGAGCACGGCAAGACCAAGTTCTTCCGCTGCGACAAGTGCAGCTATGTGACCCACATCAAGGCGCGCTTTAGCAAGCACGTCAAGTACCACTCCATGCCGATGATCAAGTGCGTCACCTGCGACTTCCGCACGCCCTACAAATGGAATCTGGACAGGCACATGAAGAATCATGGCGGCGCGGGAGCCTTCAAGTGCGCCGCTTGCGACTTTACCGCTGACATCAAGCAATCGCTGACGGTCCACGAGATGAACCACCATGTGCCACCGGTGGGCAATGCCGGCTCCATTTGGCCAAGACGCCAGAATAAAGTCGGAGCGAGCGAGATGTGCGAGGATTTCCTCAGCGATTCCGCCGAGCTGGAGGATCaatataacaacaacaacgtcGATGACGAACTGGACGGCGTCGATGATGCCGACGAGGCAATGAGTGGAGGGGAGGAGCAACCGTTGCACCTCCATCACTACGGCAAACGGAGCAAGTACGACGATGAGGAGGAGCCCACAGATCTCTCGCAGAAGGGCGGATGCTCCTCGGACACCTCCAGTGTGGGAACGCCCACGCCGAGGGCACAGCGAACCATGCCCAATCTCATACCGATCAGCAAGGGGGCCAAAGA CGTATTAAACCTTTCGAAGGAGACGAATGCTTCGCGCAGTTCCCTGACGGAAATTGCCTCCATGTTCTTCAATGAGAAACAGATCTCGGAGATGCTTGACAAGTCGGATGTGCCACAATTGTCGCCGGCAACGACTGTGGCCTCCCAGAACTCGACGCGCAGCCAATTGACCAAGAAATCCAGCTTCATGGACAAACTGAAGACGGGGGCGCAGCACGAGAATCTGGTGTGCCAGTGCGGTCATGTGGCCAAGTGCCTTTCGGAGTCGATCATCCACGGCAAGAGCTGTCACGCCTCGGCGGTGATCATCGACGAAGATGAAGCTGGTCTGCACGAGGACGATGGCGACGATCGGCTGGAGATCGATGAGGATGACGAAGATCACCACTCGCATTCGGCCCTGAATCTCAGTGTGACGGGATCGACGCGTTGCCAGCACTGCCGGCACCGCTGCAAGTCCTCCACAGATCTGATGCACCATCTGAAGCAGTGCGTCGAGGCGATCCGTTGCGCCAACGAGATGTACGACTCGAATTCCGGCGAGAGTGGCGATCGGCGACCGGACTCGCAGAGCCTCCAGCAGCAGGCGGCCGTCCAGCAGCAGCGGGTGTGCATCTGGAACAAGGCCACCAAGGAGATCATCGCCGCAGCGGCCGCATCCCTACAGCAGGACAAGAACAACCACAACCTGGTTAAGTCCCCAACCGGAAGTCAGGCGGCCAGTAACGAGGAGAACAGCTACTATGGCGTAGAAACGGCACCCGGATACGGCGAG ATGACACCGGAGGAAGAGGCAGCCAACTCCTCGCTGAAGAAGGTGTACAAGTGTCCGCACTGCAGCTTCTGGGCCTCCACGGCATCCCGCTTCCACGTCCACATCGTGGGCCATCTGAACAAGAAGCCCTTTGAGTGCTCCCTCTGCTCGTACCGCTCCAACTGGCGCTGGGACATCACCAAGCACATCCGATTGAAGACGATCCGCGATCCCTCGCACAAGACGGCCAAGGTACTGATGAACGACGAGACGGGCCGCCGGAACTACACCAAGTACAACAAGTACATCACCCTGATGAAGGTAACAGAGGAGGATGGTGATCCCAAGCTGATGAAGTCCGGCGAGATGACACCGAACCAGGTGGCCTCGTTGGCCTTCCTCAAGGACTATGCCAAGGTGGGCTCGGTTTCCGGGCAGGATATCACATTGGAACCAGTGCTTCCCAACAAACCCAATGTACTGGACGATGCCCATTTGGCGGACAACCTTATACGGATTCCCTTGCTGGCCACCATGATGAATGCCGCCATggcgcaacagcaacaccagcagcaacagcagaaggAGCATCAGTCCACGATGATCACGCCCTCTGTGACCATTTCCCCGGTGAAGAGATCCAATCAGGCATCCGTTATGCAGGGCAAGCCCAGCGACGATCTGATCACCGAGGTCCACCAGGAGGGCAATGAGAAGAGGACCGTCTATCGGTGCCGCAAGTGTAACTTCGG GCACCAGAATCGCGATGCTGTGCTGGCGCACGTAAAGATTCACTACCAGGACGCCAGCTATCCGAAGTCCAACTCTGGGAACTCCAGTACTTCGCCACTGCAGGTATCCGTGGGCGGAAGTCCACAATTCTACATGAACAAGGTCTTTGCCGCCATGTGCCTGTCGCAGACCCAGTCACAGTCGTCGCCCAACTCCGGCTCTGCCGGAACAAGTCCGGCCATCTCGGCCGGTCTGCTGCAGCGGGCCATACAGGAGGCCCAGCACTCGCCAACTCCGAACGCCAGCGCTCTAAGCGGACTTGCTTTGGCGTTGGCGGGCGGAAAGCCACAAGCCAATACGACGAAAGCCAGTGCCGCCTCCATTTTAGAGCACGGTGAGCAGAAAGCGAGTCAAAACGAGGCAAGTGCCGACAGTCTGACGTCGCcgaacaccaccaccacgaaCTCAACCACTAGTAGAACCACCAAAGACACCACCGCCAGATCGCTGCAGGATCTGCTCACCTCACCGCGCAGTGCCAGAAATGGAAATCATCCTTCTAACGCTAACAGTAACTCGGTTGTGGGAAATGGACTCCGGCTGGATGCCGTCTACGTCGCCTCATCCACCAACAATACcacaacaccaccaccacctcccaCCAACTCAGTCAGCAAGCCCAATGCATCGCCTTTGCCAGTAACTACCACTCCTACTCCTATTTCTACTGCCACACCGCTGGCTCATCCATTGGGTGCGGGTAACCACAGATCATCCTCATCCCATCACAATGACCAAAATCATGCTCCACCCTCACACATGGCCGGTGATGGTTGCCACCTGGCGTCGGGTCTAACCCATGCCCACATCATAAACACTAACACGAAAGCCAATCCCAGCTCCAATTCCTTTccctcgtcatcgtcgtcgtcatcatcgtctTCGATGGCCTCCACTTCATCGGCCGCCGGCTCTGCGTCCGCCTCGGCGTCCTCCACCACATCGtcgccaccgccgccggcaGCCTCATCCTCCGCCAGCGCCTACATGGCTGCCATGGCGCCGCAGAAACATGTGCCAACCGTTGCGCAGATGTCGCATCCGCAGACGAGATTCCATAGCCATAGTCCAGGTAGTCCCAGCTTGCTGACCATGGCCGATGGCGATCGACGCGAACCGTCGCCGTATCGCTGTGGCCACTGCCACCAGGTCTCGAATTGGAAGCATGTCATCCAG CGGCACTGTCGCTTAAAGCATTCCGGGGATATTCGGATCGAGACCCTTGAGCGAGGAGCCAGTGTCTCGGCGAACGCACCACCCATCTACCGACCCCTGGGAGCAGGTGCCAGCAACGAATCCCAGTCCCACATCCACAATCCGTCGAATCCCATCACCAGCAACATCCTGAAGTCCGGCAGCAACACGAatgccaacagcaacatcaacagcaatAGTGCGCAGCCCCTGCTGCTGACCACCAAGCAGCTGGAGCAGATCTTCCACACACCGCTCTCCGCCAGCGCCGCAGCCGTGGTGAATGCGGCCAACACCCAGCAGGATATCCAAGCGGCGGCAGCCTATTGGGCAGCAGCCTGCAAAGCAGTGGTGGCCAACAGCAGCGCCGAGgagttgctgcagttgcagcagaaTGACCAGATCGAGATAACCCGCCTGCCGACCACGACAGAGCACTCCATCGGATCCAGCGGCAACAATACCAAGAGCAAGCAGCAAAAGTGTCCGGTCTGTCCGTACATCTCGGAGAGCAAATCCCAGATGAACTACCATGTGTCGCTGCACAAGCCCACGCAATACGAGTGCCGCCTGTGCACATTTGTGTGTGCCAAAAAGCAGCATCTGAGCAGCCACATGAGAACGGTGCACCAGCAGCAGATGGTGGCATCGGGAGCAGGTGCAGCCGCAGGAGCAGCCGGAGGAGTAGGAGGCGGCGGAGCTGCCTCACTGGGTCTGGACTTTAGTGTGGCCCTGCAGTTGGCCGCAGCTGCCAAGCAGGTGCAACAACTGCCCGCCTCAACACCACTCTCCATCGATTTGTCCCAGATCCAGATGGATGCCGCCTCCGATGCGGAGCTCAATCCACAGCAACTGCCGCCGGAGTACCAGTACAAGCTGATTAGTTACTGTCCCAGGTGTCCGGCTCGCTTTGCCCAGAAGCACAATGACGAGCGCAATGCCAAGCAAGAGCTAGAGCAGCATTTGCTGGCCCACAGCGATCAGGAGCCGGAGGATCAGGATCCGAGCTATGTCTGCGCCTATTGTGAGTATCGTACGTCGGAGGAGACTATGCTCCAACTGCACCGTGCGGTGCACATGTCCCACTACCAGGAAAAGTGCCAGGAGCTCTATAGGAACTGCAAGGAGGATGTCGAGTATCCGGCACCCAAGTTGCTGCAGCTGACTGGTCCCGAAACCATTTGGGTGGTGGATAACGAATTGAGCttgcaactgctgcagcaGACTACCGGCGGTGCAGTTAGTACCTCCACCGGTGGGTTTGACAACCAGAACTCTCTGCTCAAGAAGCAGCTGGAATCGGGCGGTGGTCAGATGGTCCCACTTCCCCTGAAAGTATCCGTTAACAAAAACGAGGCGGAAGTCCccgaggaggacgaggagcgaCATAGCAGCTCCACACCGTCGACCAGCGCTTCGGTGGCCACCAGTGATTTGGCCGCAGATGGCAGCAGTGATGCAGGATCCGTTGACATGCCCCAGTCCATTCCGGCACCGGAACGCTGCCTCCACTGTCCATTCGAGACGCAGCAGCACGAGGAGCTGATGCAGCATCTACAGAAGCACGCCTGCGTAAATCCTCCACCTCCGAACTGCCAGAAATGTGCCCATTGTGATTACAATGCCAATGAGGAGGCGGAAATGGAGGAGCACACGGCGCTGCATTTCAATGCTGGTGAGAAGCTCAAGTCCGTGGAGTTCTTTACCTGCTACGATCAGCTGGAGATCAGCGTTGAGCGGGAACCGGAAGAAACCGCTGACTCAAAGGTGGAGCAGACCgagcacaacaacaaccaggACAATGTGATGAACGCCaatgtgcagcagcagcagcaacagcagccaagCAGCAGCGGCCCAGATGAACAGCCAGCTGTCGAGGGAATGGAGGAGTCGTCGGCCAAAAAGTCCAGCACAAAGTTGATTCTGTACAAGAACGATGGCGGCTTGAGTGTGAAGCTCTCCCAGGATGAGGGCGCCAATTCAGAGTCCCAGAAGAGCGAGAATATCAGCGATCGCCTGCGCAGAAGGATCCTTCGGGGAAGTGCCAACCAGTCGGAGGACGCCACTTCCACCTCCGGCCAGGAGCGACCCGCAACACCGGAAAAAATGATACTGGTCAATGCCCAGACGGGCAAAGTCATTTCCAGAAAGTAG